TCTCCATTGCGGCCGACTCCGGCAAGCTGAACCTGCTTAACCAACAGCCCTCCGGCGGGCGCGGGCCCTGCCATCTGACCGTGGACCGGACGGGCAGGTACGTCCTGGTCGCCAACTATTCGAGCGGCAGTGTGGCCGTGCTCCCCGTCGCCGCCGACGGCATGCTGGGCGAACCGACGGCTACGGTTCAACACCAGGGTTCGGGTCCCAACCGCGGGCGCCAGGAAGGCCCGCATGCCCACTCCATCAACCTCTCTGCCGACGGCCGCTTCGCCGTTGCCGCCGATCTCGGTGTGGACAAGCTCTTCGTGTATCGGTTCGATCCCGCCCGGGGTTCCTTGACCGCCAATGAGCCCCCCGCCGGTTTGGTCGCGCCTGGCTCCGGGCCGCGCCATTTCGCGTTTCACCCCGACGGTCGGCACGCCTACGTGATCAACGAGTTGACCTCGACGGTCGCCGCCTTCGACTACGATCCCAAAGCCGGCACACTCCGCGAGATCCAGACCCTCTCCGCACTGCCCGCCGGCTGGTCGGGCAGGAGCTTCGCCGCCCACATCCTGGTTCATCCTTCCGGAAGGTCGCTTTATGCCTCTAACCGCGGCCACGACAGCATCGCCGTCTTTGCTGTCGACGAGAAGACGGGCCGGCTGACCGTCGTCGGCCACGAGTCCACCCAGGGCAAGAACCCGCGCAATTTCGGTATTGACCCCTTCGGCGCATGGCTGCTGGCGGCCAATCAGAACTCCGACTCGCTGGTTCTCTTTCGGGTTGACCCCAGGACCGGCCGGCTCGAGGACCGCGGAATCAAGGCCGAAGTTCCCTCGCCGGTCTGCGTGGGCTTCGTGCCGCTTGGTGGTTGAGCGCCTGTCTCACTTGGGAGTGTGGGATAGGCTTCCAGCCTGTCACCTGACCGGCAAGATGCCGTTCCCACACCTTGCGGGACAGGCTCCAAGGACGCTCGGCGGCCAGGTTCTCCACGCCGTCACCCCTTTATCGGGTGACGGCTCTGTGGCCATCCAGGGCCACCTCTCGACGTGGTTCCGCCGCGGCCCTACCGCTCCGTCGAGACCTTCTCCGGTTTGGCGGAATTACCTGACATCGTCACCGGAAGACGGAAGATATCGCCAGCCTGGTTGCAGAAGTACAGCCGCGAGTCGGAAGGCTGACGAGCGTGCCCGTCGGCCCAGAAGCCGTAGAAGTCCGGATTCGCGTTCACTGGCCGGCGAAGGTAGGTGTGATTGTACTTGCTGCCGGTGGTCATCTGGCGAGTCAGCTTCCAACTCTTCCCCTGATCGCGGCTGATCCACATCGCGACTTCTCCACCGGTGTTGAACGCTTGCGGACCGTCCTGGCTGGGGCCAATGATTCGCCACAGGTCCGGCGCCTCGATATAAATCGAACCGGTGTCGTAGTTGTTGTCGGCCAGGATATCCCCGCCGCGAATCTCCCACGCTGAGCCGGTCCAATGGGCCGTGGTCCAATGCCGAGGTCCATTCTTGGGTCCCGATTCGTAGCCCTTGCTGGTCGTGTACAAGATCAGCGGGCGCCCCTCGGCGTCGTGAGTAATGTCCTGGATGTAGACCAGCAGCCCCTGGCTCTCATACTCCTGCACCAGGGCGGGGTTCACGATCTCGGTCAGTGGAAGCTGCAGCGCTTCGCCGCCGGCCGTCCGCCAGGTCTTCCCGAAGTCAGACGATTCCATGTAATAGAGGTTCGTTCGCCAGTTGACGCCCTTGCCTTTGGGGTGATACATGAAGCTGGTGCCGATCCTGCCGCCACCCATCGGCCCACTCACCTGGTAATGTCCTTCTCCGATGCTCGAGAGCAGGCGCCGCTCCGACCAGTTCACGCCGTCGGGGCTGGTGAACATGCAGACCGTGCGGCCGGGGTTGTAGTAGGTGTGCAGAAAGAGGAAGCCGTGTCCTGGCAAGTATGCCGGCTGAGGGTACGAGAAGTTGCCGGTCCAAATCAGTTCGAATTCATCGATGCGGTGAGGCTCCTTGCTGCGTGAGATGTACGACGGGCGCCCCCGGCCATGGCTGCTCGAGAACACCCAGAGGTATCCTCTCTCGTCGATGCTGAGAACGGGATTGTCGTGGGCGTCGGAGGTCTTCTTGTCCAGTAGAATCGTGGGACGGGGCACCGTGCCGGTCTGGTGGTCGTAGAAGGAGACCATGTGGATCAATCGCTGGTTGGAGTCCCTGGTCGTTCCGCCGTAGACAAAGAAGGTCTTCTTGACCGCAGGCGCGTGCCAGGCAAAGGGAAGGTGATTGGCGCAATAGGTGCCCAATCCACCACTGTACTTGTAGACGTACTCGTCGTTAGACGGCTGATTCATGTACCAGATGCCGCGATAGCCGTCATCCTTGCCGTTGATCAGCACCTGCGGCTCGCTTCGCTCGACGCGCGTGGCGGCGGTAACGGACGCAGGCTCGGTCTTCCACGCATCGCCGGCCAGGCTCCCGCCCGTCCATCGCCCGGCCAGATCACGATTCAGGCTGGCGGACGTCTCGCCCCGGGCAACGGCCATGACCTCCTCTCCGCTGAGCACCCGGCGCCAGATGCAAAGATCGTCCATCCGCCCGCTGACAAACCGTTCATGGTCGTCGAGCGAGCCGATGTAGACCTTGCCCGTTCCAAAGTGTATTTGCCCTTTCGCCGGTGTGGTCTTGACCAGCCGGCCGTTCATGAAGACCTGGATCGACTCCCCGTCGTAGGTTCCCGCGTAATGCGTCCACTCGCCGGGCTTCGGTGGCGGGGCGTCGGCGTGAGCGTAGCCGCCGCGCTGATGGCCGATCAACATTCGGACCTGTTTGTCAAACAGATAAAAGGTGAACGACTCGCTGACCGGCCCGCGGTTGAGGAAGACCTGCGATTCCACTGTGGCATCCAGCTTCACCCACGCGGACACGCTCAGGGCTTTCGGCTTGAGTGCCAGAGCCTCAACAGGAACGGCGTAGGCGGTCCGGCCGTTGAACGCGACACCGTCGGCCGGCGGTTTCAGGCCGGATTGCTCGACTCCAACGGCGGGTGTAACGACAGCCAGTATCCATACAATCGCAAACCGGTGACCTGATCGCATGTTTCCATTCCTTCCACCCGGCGGTGGGCAAGCCAAGCCATGTGTCCGCACATGACGGCCTGATCGTCCGGCGCATGCATGCCCTTGTCAACCAACGCAGGCAAATGCTCGAAGAGAAGTCTTGGCGCGCTACGGCAGACAGCTCGGCGTCTGCTGCGGGGTCCAGGCAACGTCCGGCCCGGTGATACACTCCAGGAACGAGGCAACGTCGATTTGGCCGATCGCCCCATTGCCATCGCGGTCGAAGCAGAGGCACTCGGGCAAGATCCACTGTCCTCCGGTGTCGTCGCCCGTAAAACACGCCTGCAACTTGCCGAAGTCGGACTGGTCGACATCGGCGTCTGCGTCTGCATCCGCGAACGGCAACGGGCAGGCGGGGTAGCACGGCTCTTCTCCGGGAGTGGTCGAGGGCAGGATGAAGTCTTTCGGACTCAGGGCCGCGTCCACGATACGGACCTCGTCAATCAAGCCGAAGAAGCCTCGCTCGCCGAGTCCTGTCGCCAGATCGTTGCCGATGACGATTGGGTCGTCGCTGGCGGATGCCAGGGCGACGCCGGTCAGCGCGCCCTCCTCTTGGCCGTCCAGATACCACCGAAGACCCCCGTCGTAAACGAGCGCGAAATGATGCCAGGCACCCGGTTGGATCGGCGTCTGGCCGAACGTCGTGTGCCCGGCCTGGTCCGCACCGAGCCAGTACACCGCAAGGACATTGTGGCCGTTCACGGCGTGAAGCCCGATGGCCAGACGGGAACCGCCGGTCGTTCCGCCTGCTCTCTGGCTGACCAACCGCCGGCCGACCGCCGAGGGCATGGTGATGGGTTGTGTGTCGGCACTGCTGAAGAGACCCTCGAAAGTCAGGTTCGTTCGCAGGTGGCCGGCATTGCCCCGCAGGCAGGTGCTGACCGCCACGCCCTGGCCGTTCGGCCATGAAAGGGCAAAGGAACCGGCCATGGATGCCGGCGCGTCGCCTACGCCTGTCTGGCCGTAGGCGGCGTACGAAGGCTTCGGGGCTCCGGCCGATGTCCCGCATGGCCCGAAAGTGTTGTCGATCGTGCCGTCGGCCCCGGAATCCGGGAGCCCGTGGCTGACCGCGGTTCCCGGCTCCATCTCGAAGCCGGAGCACCAGAGGACGTCGGCCGCCGGCTGTTGACCGCATGAGAGCTCACAGTGGCCGCCGTTGATCAGCAGTTCCGAGGAGTCCAAGGCCCGGTCACTGATTCGGATGTTGTCCAGCAAACCGTAGAAACCGCGGTCGGACGAGCCGTCCAGCCGCAGATTGCCGACGGCCAGCGTGCCGGCTCCCGGTGCAGCCATGTCCGCGTCGAGGATGTCGCCTTCCTGATGGGAATTGAGGAACCAGCGGAGATGCGACCCCTCGCCGATCAGGGCGAAGTAGTACCAAGTGTTGGGTAGCACCGGCGTCGTGCCAAGCTGCATCACGTTGGTGCCGTCGGGCGTCTTGTAGAACACGGCCAGGACGTTGTTGGTGCCGTTTGTGTGCAGCCCGATCGCCAAGCGGGTCGTGCCGTCGGCCGACTGCTTCTGTGTGACCAGACGACGCCCGATGTAAGTTGGGGAGCTGATCGCCGCACTCTCCGGCGTCCTGAAGTACCCTTCGAAGGTGAGTGAGCGGGGGAGGTTGCCCACATCGCTGGCAATTCCGGTGGAGATGCCGTTGGTCCTGCTGTTGGGCATTGAAAGGGCGAACGCG
Above is a window of Phycisphaerae bacterium DNA encoding:
- a CDS encoding lactonase family protein, whose amino-acid sequence is MKATSFFFASWLCAVLLLGSSVLAGSGDTSAASALGKRVAISPGPAKFRVYVGTYTGPKSKGIYSLVMDTADGKLKPEGLAGEAANPSYLSVHPNGRFLFAAGELDAFAGKRTGAVSAFSIAADSGKLNLLNQQPSGGRGPCHLTVDRTGRYVLVANYSSGSVAVLPVAADGMLGEPTATVQHQGSGPNRGRQEGPHAHSINLSADGRFAVAADLGVDKLFVYRFDPARGSLTANEPPAGLVAPGSGPRHFAFHPDGRHAYVINELTSTVAAFDYDPKAGTLREIQTLSALPAGWSGRSFAAHILVHPSGRSLYASNRGHDSIAVFAVDEKTGRLTVVGHESTQGKNPRNFGIDPFGAWLLAANQNSDSLVLFRVDPRTGRLEDRGIKAEVPSPVCVGFVPLGG
- a CDS encoding BNR-4 repeat-containing protein, whose product is MRSGHRFAIVWILAVVTPAVGVEQSGLKPPADGVAFNGRTAYAVPVEALALKPKALSVSAWVKLDATVESQVFLNRGPVSESFTFYLFDKQVRMLIGHQRGGYAHADAPPPKPGEWTHYAGTYDGESIQVFMNGRLVKTTPAKGQIHFGTGKVYIGSLDDHERFVSGRMDDLCIWRRVLSGEEVMAVARGETSASLNRDLAGRWTGGSLAGDAWKTEPASVTAATRVERSEPQVLINGKDDGYRGIWYMNQPSNDEYVYKYSGGLGTYCANHLPFAWHAPAVKKTFFVYGGTTRDSNQRLIHMVSFYDHQTGTVPRPTILLDKKTSDAHDNPVLSIDERGYLWVFSSSHGRGRPSYISRSKEPHRIDEFELIWTGNFSYPQPAYLPGHGFLFLHTYYNPGRTVCMFTSPDGVNWSERRLLSSIGEGHYQVSGPMGGGRIGTSFMYHPKGKGVNWRTNLYYMESSDFGKTWRTAGGEALQLPLTEIVNPALVQEYESQGLLVYIQDITHDAEGRPLILYTTSKGYESGPKNGPRHWTTAHWTGSAWEIRGGDILADNNYDTGSIYIEAPDLWRIIGPSQDGPQAFNTGGEVAMWISRDQGKSWKLTRQMTTGSKYNHTYLRRPVNANPDFYGFWADGHARQPSDSRLYFCNQAGDIFRLPVTMSGNSAKPEKVSTER